CTTTAACTCTTGCGCCGCCTGAGAAAATGATTCATCAAATCGCGTGAGTTGTTGTTCTGTATACTCTTGAACCACCGACGAATACCGTTCCATGCTATGGGTGAGTTCCGTAAGCACGTTGCCGAGTCCTGTCTCAACAGTATGGAACACAGTTTGGAACTGTTTGAGGGTTTCTGTCTGAACAGCGTGGATCTCTGCGAAGCGGGTCAGCTGTTGGGCTAACCGCTCGGCGTTCTGGCCTGCTTGCTCCTGAAGCTGCCGCATTTCCTGCACAGTAGCTGCGAACGAACGTTGGCCCTCCAGGAGCGTATAAGCTGCCTGTTCGACTTGTTTGAGAGCCTGTTGGCCTTCAGTTACCATGGCGCGGAACGACTCCAAAGCTTCGTTGAGGACAGATTTAGTCTGCGCAAGCTGTTGGCTGGCTGATCGATGCTCATCAAGTGCAGCCATGAGGTTCATGGCACCCTGCTCGGTCCATTTAGCCGTTCGCTGAAGTACGATATCGACAGTCTTGGAGAGATGGGCTTGTGAGTGTTCCTGTGCCTCGCGGATTGTCGTTGTTACAGATGCCAAGAGTTCATGGGCTCGACGTTCATGTTCAGATCCCACATTCTCCAGTCGAGCAAGCACGGACCCCACGGTTTCTCGCAATTGTCCTATCTGGTCACTCACGGCTCGATTTTGGGCCGCCATGGAATCGTCCAAACGTTGGATGAACGTGGCTAAGCCAACTCGGCTTTCTTCGCCTGCTCGGTTAAGCTCCTCCATCCGATTACTAGCAGAAGCGAGGACCGTTTGCAGTTCGGTAAACTGTGTCTTGGTCGTCCCTTCAAGACCTTTCAGAAATTGAGCGATAAGCTCCTTAATGGCATCGTTATTGTCTTGGCGCTGTTGGGTGGCCAAGCGCTCCACAACCTCCACCATGCGGCGAAGAGTTGGGCCGAGGCTTTCAGAAATCCCTTCTTTCAGGCGGGTTGAAAGATCAACCCCAAAATGACGAAACGCCGTGGTCTGCTCTGCGAGATTTTGATGCATGTCTTCGAGAATGTGTTCGCTCGTCCTGCGACTGAGTAGCCTGTTAAGGGCATGGGTGAATCGATAGTAACTATTACTTAGGCCATGGACCAGCGGTTTCTCAAGTAAGAGGTAAACGGTCGCACAAGATAACGCTACGATGGAGGTGAGGAACTTTCCTGCTAATCCGTTGATAAGGCCAGAAATTCCCTCAATGCGAGAGGATTCTTCATCGATGTTGACTTGCAATAGTCCTGCGAAAATAGCTAAAAAAGTTAATAATAAGCCGACACCTGTCACGATTCCAGGAAAGCTGGAGTAGAAGAACAAATTGATACGTTGATTGATCAGATTGTCTTCAGTAAAAAACTCCTCTGCTGGACGGGTATTATAAATCTTGCCCGGTGAGTCTTTAACAAGTACTGTCTCTCGAAACTCTTCCCATGCCTGGGCGAGCGGCTCAACTTTACCGAAAAGACCGTCGAGACGGTTAAGCCCTTCTGCATCCAGCACAGAATGCTGATGCCGGAGCTTTTGGAGTTCTGTGGCGACCACTGTAAGAGGTTGCCTGACCATCCACACTTTCACTACCATCCACGTAAGCACAGCGAGCGTGACCACAATGATGCCCGCTGAGCCGACCCAACTGAGGCCAGGAGCAGTTACAAGCCCTATGGGATTAGCATCAGTGAAGGGATGAAGAAGTAAATCAACCATTGTGCTCATGGCTGGCATGCTCCAGTGGTGATCGGTCTCCGAGTCGAGAGGAATGCCTGAGTTACAAGATGACTTTTCATGCGCCCTAACGTCATTGTTTTGCCTTTAATTTTGACTGCGGCCGTTTGAAACTCGAATAGCCGCTTGCCAAAGTCTCGTGGTATTCGAAATTCGGAAAGCCCCTCCCGTGCCTCTTGCGAAAGATGGTACGCCATCTTGATATAGATATGGTGCGGAGGCACGAGTTCTTCCCGAGCCCAGCTCTCTTCGATAATACGGACGAGTTCTTCGGAAATATCCACACACCACCGATCCGTCCACCGATCTTCAAACCACCGGGCCAACTTCTGGCACGCATCGTGATCCAGGACATCCACGTTCAACTCGCCCTGCTCGGACAAGCCTGCAAGCGTCAGATTGCTGCTGCCTAAATAGCCAACGATTGGGTTGATAGGATCAGGCCGGAAGAGCAAGTACAGCTTGGCGTGCAGCGAATGCCGGAGGAACAGTTTGACGATAACCTTCTTGGATTTGATTTGTTCTGCCAGCTTGCGGAGCCCCGCTTCGTCTTCGTTGGTTGGAATGCCGACGCTCAATTGCTCGCGGAACTCTTCGGCGAGCTTCTTTTTGAGGTGAATTGTCGTCTGGTTGTCTATCTCACCATCTCGGCTTATCAGGCTCAACGCTTTGCGCAATTCATCGTGCGGCAACCGCTGCATACCGACCAATAGGCGGCAACAGTGCCCATCTCCTCCAGACCACTTCTCAATATGCGAGTCGAGTTGCTTCCATCCTCGAAGGTTGAAATACCCGACGCAAAAGTCAGCGCGGTCGGCAACCTGCATGGTTTCGCGGAGCGCGGGAAGGAGGGATTGTTCGATGTTATCAAAGATGCGGGGCATAGCTGTACTGGCGTGCTTATTCGTGTGAAGCGCCGATGCAGAATGCCATTTTCTACGATATAAATCAATAATTTAGATGATCATTGGGGGCGATCTCGGTAGGATTAGGATATTGAGGTGGCAGTGCAGGTGACGGCGGTGATGCACCGGACGTTATGAATGCAAAGAGGGAAATAAGAAATCGAGGGGTCTTTTCTTGACAGAGAATGGACGTGGTTTCGGTCACAGATGCTTATGCCCCGTCGTCCGCGCCTCACTGCCGGAGATTTTGCCCGTCCTATGCTCAATCGCTGTATGGGTGCTTGCCGTTATTTGGACGAAGACAAGGGATCGGAATCAGTATTGGGCGCGTAAACGTTCCAGCACAGAGCGGAATGACTGCCAACCTCTTTAGTTCTCCGCAGATCGTCGTGGGACGATATGCGAGCGCTTCCCAAAAGTGTCAGCGAAACAGCAGACCATCAACCTTTTAAGAGCACAGCAAGGAAAGGAGCCGGACGATTCGAACCGATGCCAAGGTGAAGCTGAGGTGCGGGAAATCCGCCTCCACACACACTTACTTCATTGACTTGTGATCTTTGGGGGAATGTTTCCAACTTGTTGTTTTTGGTGGGCCGTGTAGGGGTCGAACCTACGGCCCGCTGATTAAGAGTCAGCTGCTCTACCAACTGAGCTAACGGCCCACCGGGTGTGTAGCTTCTTTCTGAGGCACGACTGGAGACCTCGCCCACCTGCTGGTGGTGCGCCTGACAGGATTTGAACCTGTGGCCCTCAGCTCCGGAGGCTGATGCTCTATCCAGCTGAGCTACAGGCGCTCCCGTCAGCAAGGTACGTCACCTTAGCACGGCCGGAAAGCCGCTGTCTAGGTGCCGGTCACCTCCTCACCTTCCGCCTTATCAGGCAAAAAAGCATAGGGGAGAAAGAGTTCCTCACCCTGTGCCAAATCCAGGTTGTGTAATTGAGCAAGATGCTCGGCTTCTTCGTTGATCAGTCGATCTTCTTCTTCACGAAAGGATCGAGGCAGCCGAACGAGCGGAATGGCCGTTTGAATCGCGCAGGCTCCTTCGACGATTTCTCCCGTGTCACGTGGAATGCCCATCGATCGGCAGGTGAGCGGTCGAAAGGCATAGATGCCACAGCTTCCATCGGATTGGAGGGCCGGGCAATTCAGGTCGGCAAATCGCTCGGCCAGCGCATCAACGTCACCGTCCGCCCATTGATCGATGAACCAGGTTCGCGCCAGTCGGGGGGCGGCTCGTTCCATCATTTTGACCTGCGCTCGCGCTCGCTGGAGAATGGTTCGGCGTTGCGTCGGTTGCAAGGTGCGGAGCCCTCGTTGGATTTCGTTCCAATCCAGTATGGTGACCGGGAAGATGCCCCGACAACAGTGCGAACATCCTTGAGCGCAGGGGATTTGATCAAGCAGAGCCGCTTTGGCTCGCTGAAACCAGAGGGACGTTTTTTCAAAAAGCCCGAACGACAAGCCTCCCCTCATCTTCTCTCATGAGCGACCGTCATCTTCGGCACCGTCTGAGAGATCAACGACCAACTCGCCTTTCGGTGAATAGAAGCCGAGATTATCGATTTGGACGATTCCGTTACATTGCTCCTGGTAAAATTGAAGAATCCATCCGTTGAAATCGTATCCTTCATCGGTCACGTCCATTTCGTCCATTCGAGTCGTCAGGATGAATCGACAATTGGCAAGACAGCTTCTAATGAGCTGCGACTCAACGTCGTCATATACGGACAACAGTTTCAGAAACTGTGCTTTCTCTTGCTCATAGAGATCCGTGTAGCTCCCACGATCCCGCAAGCAAAACAGCTGAATCGGCTTTCTGTCACGGTGATAGCCTAGAGACATTTGGACCCACGCCCATTCCTCCAGCGCCGTCTGATCAATGCCGGCTGGAATGATTGGAGACTGCCCGCGGGTGTTTAGAAAATCGTACAGCAGCCGAAGCGGGGGGGAGTTTTCTCGCTGGCAAAACACACGAGAATAGATGATTTTTTCAGGTCGTTCCGATTGCTTCTCTTGTGCGCCCGCGGAGAAGAGTGGTAGTTCTTTGCCCATTGCTCGTTCAACCCATTAGTACGGGTCGCAATTTACGAATAAAGAATGTCCCTACTGTACCCGCCATCTTCTTTTCTCCGCAAGAGCCCACATAGGTGCATTTCTTCGCGCCAAATGTGCGTTTTTGTCATTGACACTCCCGGTACTCTTGGCTACACTCTCGCCGGTTTTCGCCACGTGCGGGCTATCATTCACTTCGCAATACCGCGCTTTCGAGCCCCGGTGATTTAACGATCATGAGTCGGCGTAGCGAAAAGGTGATCATTTTATTTTCAAGGAGGTTGACGAATGGCTAAATCAATGACGAAGTCACAGATTGCTGATTACCTGGCTGGGAAAGCCGGTATCACGAAGAAGGTCGCGGTTCAGATTCTCGATGATCTGGCGACACTCGCTTACCGTGAGGCAAAGAACGTTTTCACGATCCCCGGCATCGGGAAGCTCAAACTGGCCAACCGAAAGGCCCGTATCGGTCGCAATCCACAAACTGGTGAAGAAATTAAGATTCCGGCCAAGCGGGTTGTCAAGTTTCGCATTGCCAAGGCAGCTAAAGACGCAATCCTCGGCAAGAAGTAAGGCGCCGCTGAGATCTGGTCGCATGGCCTCACGATATCGCGTCCGTTGAAATCGGAGAAGAAGAGATTTGTATCCGATTTGGATGGGGAATCTCGATTTTCTTTTTGTACCCGGCGCAGGAAGGTAGGAAGGTAAAGGGCCGTCGTTTTTCATGACGACGGCCCTTACTTTTGTCTGAGTAGGATTTCTTCTTTCTTGTATGGACTCAGAGGTCCCTTTTCTGAGTCTTCCTATCGTGAGTTCTTTTCAGCGCCTGGCATGCTTCTCGACGCAAGTCGGC
This sequence is a window from Candidatus Nitrospira inopinata. Protein-coding genes within it:
- a CDS encoding phospholipase D-like domain-containing protein, which encodes MPRIFDNIEQSLLPALRETMQVADRADFCVGYFNLRGWKQLDSHIEKWSGGDGHCCRLLVGMQRLPHDELRKALSLISRDGEIDNQTTIHLKKKLAEEFREQLSVGIPTNEDEAGLRKLAEQIKSKKVIVKLFLRHSLHAKLYLLFRPDPINPIVGYLGSSNLTLAGLSEQGELNVDVLDHDACQKLARWFEDRWTDRWCVDISEELVRIIEESWAREELVPPHHIYIKMAYHLSQEAREGLSEFRIPRDFGKRLFEFQTAAVKIKGKTMTLGRMKSHLVTQAFLSTRRPITTGACQP
- a CDS encoding YkgJ family cysteine cluster protein, which encodes MRGGLSFGLFEKTSLWFQRAKAALLDQIPCAQGCSHCCRGIFPVTILDWNEIQRGLRTLQPTQRRTILQRARAQVKMMERAAPRLARTWFIDQWADGDVDALAERFADLNCPALQSDGSCGIYAFRPLTCRSMGIPRDTGEIVEGACAIQTAIPLVRLPRSFREEEDRLINEEAEHLAQLHNLDLAQGEELFLPYAFLPDKAEGEEVTGT
- a CDS encoding HU family DNA-binding protein, producing MAKSMTKSQIADYLAGKAGITKKVAVQILDDLATLAYREAKNVFTIPGIGKLKLANRKARIGRNPQTGEEIKIPAKRVVKFRIAKAAKDAILGKK